Proteins encoded within one genomic window of Candidatus Coatesbacteria bacterium:
- a CDS encoding redoxin domain-containing protein yields the protein MSLLPIGTQAPDFTTKALVNGSEADFKLSEHRGKWVILFFYPADFSPVCPTELKAFRDNRARLEELGAVFVAGSTDELEKHKEWQKGDLGNLPYPHFTDRDGTISRLYGTFLEDSGVSTRGTYIIDPEGKVRAIMVTEPKVARSVEETLRLISAYQTGEACPVDWKPGQPTL from the coding sequence ATGTCTCTATTACCGATCGGCACCCAGGCCCCGGACTTCACCACCAAGGCCCTCGTCAACGGCTCAGAAGCGGATTTCAAGCTGTCCGAGCACCGCGGCAAATGGGTCATTTTGTTCTTTTATCCGGCGGACTTCAGCCCGGTCTGCCCGACGGAGCTAAAGGCCTTCCGCGATAACAGGGCCCGGCTGGAGGAGCTGGGTGCGGTCTTCGTCGCCGGCTCGACGGACGAGTTGGAGAAGCACAAGGAGTGGCAGAAGGGCGATCTGGGCAACCTGCCCTACCCGCACTTCACCGACCGTGACGGGACCATCTCGCGGCTCTACGGGACCTTCCTCGAGGATTCGGGCGTCTCGACCCGGGGGACCTACATCATCGACCCCGAGGGCAAGGTGCGGGCGATCATGGTCACCGAGCCCAAGGTGGCCCGTTCGGTGGAGGAGACGCTGCGGCTGATCTCGGCCTACCAGACGGGCGAGGCCTGCCCGGTGGACTGGAAGCCGGGCCAGCCGACACTCTAG